In Asticcacaulis sp. SL142, the sequence ACCAGCGTTTTTAAGACCTTACCTTGCAGGGTGCGGTTTTCAAACGGCGAGTTTTTGGATTTTGACAATATGTCTTTTTCGCGCAACGCAAACGGCGCATCGACATCGACCACAATGATATCGGCAGGCGCGCCTTTTTTCAACCGTCCGGCCTCAAGGCCCAGTATCTGCGCCGGGTTGATGGTCACGGTTCGCAGCAGGTCAATCAGCGGGATATCGCGGTCGAAATGCAGGCCGATGAGGGCGGCCAGAAGGGTTTGAAGGCCAATAGCGCCGGGGGTGGCCTGCGAAAACGGCAGGCGCTTATCCTCTGCGGGGGCCGGGCAGTGGTTGGAGACGATGACGTCGATCACGCCGTCCTCAACCGCATCGACCAGGGCGACCCGGTCGGATTCGGCCCTAAGCGGCGGATCAAGGCGGTAGAAGGTGCGGTAATCGCCGATGTCAAATTCGTTGAACACCAGATGGTTGATGCTGACCGACGCATAGACCTCCAGGCCCTTGGCCTTGGTACGTTTCAGGGTTTCCACCGACGCGGCGGTTGATATCTGATCGACCAAAAGCCGCGTGCCGGTCAGTTCGACCATGGCCAGATCGCGCTCAAGCGCGATGCGCTCCGCTAGGGCTGATACCCCCGACAAGCCCATGCGCGACGCCATTTCGCCGGAGGTCGCAACCGCGCCGTCCGACAGCCACGGCTCCTTGGGGCGGTGCGCCACAAGCGCGTTAAACCCGCCTGCATAGGCGAGGACGCGGCCAAAGACCTTGGTATTAATGATTGGCTGATCGACATCGGTGAAGTAGAGCGCCCCGGCCTCATTCATCAGGCCGATCTCGGCCATGGTCTTGCCATCGCAGCCC encodes:
- the pyrC gene encoding dihydroorotase — translated: MTSQPLALVNARLIDPDSGYDGPGSVIIAEGVIADVIFSDVPPSGSADYKVIDCDGNLVCPGLIDLRVKTGEPGHEQKETLKSASLAAAAGGVTSFVVQPDTHPVIDEPAMVDFILRRARDIELVHVYPAGAATKGCDGKTMAEIGLMNEAGALYFTDVDQPIINTKVFGRVLAYAGGFNALVAHRPKEPWLSDGAVATSGEMASRMGLSGVSALAERIALERDLAMVELTGTRLLVDQISTAASVETLKRTKAKGLEVYASVSINHLVFNEFDIGDYRTFYRLDPPLRAESDRVALVDAVEDGVIDVIVSNHCPAPAEDKRLPFSQATPGAIGLQTLLAALIGLHFDRDIPLIDLLRTVTINPAQILGLEAGRLKKGAPADIIVVDVDAPFALREKDILSKSKNSPFENRTLQGKVLKTLVDGRIVYAAD